In Natranaerobius thermophilus JW/NM-WN-LF, the genomic stretch AGATCCTCTGTTACTTCTTTATTATTTACTCGATAATAAATGTATTGATAAATTTTTGGAAAGAAATAATTGTATAGCTGTTCAAAAGCTTGTTCATTATGACTAGCTTTTGATATTAATTCCGCCAATTGTTGTTTTGACAGCTCCTTCAATTGGAAATCATCCTTTCTTACAAGGAGCTGGCATCATTATAAGACGACACTAATCTATTAAAAGTTGTGCCAACTCCGATACTTTATTTTTTAAGAGTGGTTTATCATTAATTTCACCGGCATAGTCTACCCCGCCCAGGTATAGGCCAGGTCCTAATTTAATGTTAGAGTTTATACAAAAGACCTTAATAATTTCCTGTGCGTTTTCGTAAAATCTCTGTTTATCCATACCTGAGACAGCAATCAGAGAAGCTATTTTGTTATTTGAAGAAGGAATAATAGGTTGTTTTCTAAGATATTTAGCGGCAAAAAAAGGCTGAAATCTATCGATAAGAATTTTTAATTGTCCTGTAATACTTCCAAAATAAATAGGACTTACGAAAACAATCACATCACTTAATTGCACTTTTTTATAAATTTCAAGCATATCATCTTGGATTACACAACGGCTAGTGTTGCTGCAACTTTCACAGCCTGTACAAGGGTAAATATTTAAATCTGATACTTTAATTATATCACAGGTAACTTTATTATTAAGATTTGTAAATTCCTGTTCTAATTTTGATGCTATAATACTAGAATTTCCCGTCTTTCTAGGACTTCCTGAGAAAATAGAGATTTGCATATCCTCTACACCCCCATTTAAAGTATAACGCATGTTATATAATATAAAAAGAATTCTTTTCAGAGAATTAAAGGAAAACATTTTTATATATGGAATATATAAATTAGCATCTCAGACTGACGGAATTCTATCAAAATGTTAAAATTAATTATAATAAAATGAAAAATAAAAGATAGGTGATAAAATTGGTAACGAGTTATAACACAGTAAAATCAAACTCCGAAGTTGAATTATATATTAAGAAATCAAGGTTCATTTCATATGTTGCCCCAGTTGATAGCGAAGAAAAGGCCCAAGAATTTGTAAATACTATTAAGGAACAACACAGTGATGCTACCCACAACGTATACGCCTATCGAGTGGGTTTAAAGTCAGATATAAAGCGTCAAAGTGATGATGGGGAGCCAAGCGGTACTGCCGGTAAACCAGTTTTAGATGTAATAGAAAATCAAAATCTAAAGAATTTGGCAATAGTAGTCACAAGATATTTTGGAGGTATCAAACTAGGGGCTGGTGGATTGGTTAGAGCGTATAGTAACAGTGCTAAAGAGGGTGTAGAACAAGCCGGTATTGTAACAAGGAGTTTACATAGTGAACTTAAAATAGAAGTTGATTACTCACAATTGGGAAAAATTCAAAATGAAATTGGTGAAAGGACAAACTGGCTCTTGAGAAATACAGAATTTATGGAAAAAGTCAGCTTAATGGTAGCAGTTCCAGAAAATCAGGTTCAAGAATTTACAAACTTTGTTGAAAATATGACAGCTGGTCAAGGCCGAATTTGGGAAACAAAACAGTTATACTTGTAAATTGTCGCTTACATATGAATTGAATCGCCTAACTTTTAGCATAGCATTTGACAATAGGAAAAAATACAGTTACAATCAAAATACCCCCAGGGGTATCAGGAGGTGCATGTAATGACGGATCAATTTGATCGGGAAAATATTTATGATGTAGCAATCATTGGTAGTGGCCCCGGAGGTCTGACCGCTGCAATTTACGCCACAAGAGCAGGATTAAAGGTTCTGATGATTGAACGCATGGCTCCAGGAGGACAATTATTAAACACTGAAGAGGTAGATAATTTTCCCGGATTTCCGGACGGAACTACTGGAGTAGAATTGGCACAAAAATTAGAAAAACAAGCCCGAAGGTTCGGGACCGAGCTAAAAATGGGAGAAGTCATTGAAACAAATCTTTCTGGATCTGAAAAAATGATCAAAACAAGAGATGAAGTCTATAAAGCAAAATCTGTAATTATTGCCACAGGTGAAAGCCCTACTGAATTATCGGCTCCTGGGGAACAGAACCTAAAGGGTCGAGGGGTTTCTTATTGTGCTATTTGCGATGGAGCTTTCTTTAAAAACAAAAATGTTGCTGTAGTTGGAGGCGGAGATTCGGCAGTAGAATCTGCTCTTTATCTCAGTAGACTAGCCAGTCAAGTCACTTTAATTCACAGACGGGATCAGTTGAGGGCAGTAGAGTATCTTAAGAAAAGAGCTATTGATTGTGAAAATTTAGAAATAAAATATAATACAGTTGTTAAGGAAATTCAAGGCGAGCAAAAAGTGGAATCTCTATTGGTGGAGGATGTAAACACCCAGGCTCGTGAGACACTAAATTGTCAAGGAATATTTGTTTATGTAGGCGCTCATCCTAATACAGATTTTCTTTCAAATCAATTAGATTTAGAAGATGGCTATTTAGTTACAAGTGAAACAATGGAGACTAATTTGAAGGGTGTTTTTGCTGTTGGTGATGTCAGAAAAAAAGAATTGAGACAGATAGTTACTGCTGTCTCTGATGGAGCAATTGCTGCTTTTCACGCTGAAAAATTATTATCATAATTTTAAAAATGGAAGGAGAGATTAATATGTCAAAAATTTTAGAAGTGAATGATACAAACTTTAAGGAGCAGGTACTGGAAGCTGATAAACCTGTATTAGTTGAGTTTTGGGCTCCTTGGTGCGGTCCATGTAAAATGGTTGCCCCAGTATTAGAAGAGCTTGCAGAAGAAATGGATGGAAAAATTAAAATTTGTAAAGTAAATGTTGATGAAAACACAGATACTGCAAGTGATTACGGTGTTATGAGTATTCCAACAATGGTATTGATTAAAGATGGAGAAGTTCAGGAACAGGTAGTAGGTTACTTACCACGTGAAGAACTGCAAAACAAAATAGAAGAAAATATTTAATCAATTAATTGACTTACCCGTCTTTAGGACGGGTTTTTTTGTATTATTTTATTAGTTACGTTGAATGCTAACAGTAAGACTAAAAAATTGGAGGTTTAAGATAGTGCGACCTTTATGGAAAGGAGCAATTAGTTTCGGCTTAGTTAACGTTCCTGTGAAAATGTACGCTGCTACCGAAAAAAAGAATGTAAAATTTAGATACCTCCACAGGGACTGTAATGCTCCCGTAGAATATAAAAGAGTTTGTTCAAACTGTAAAAAGGAAGTGCCTTATGAAGAAATAGTCAAAGGTTATGAATATGAACCAGGTAAGTTTGTAGTACTAGAAGATGAAGACTTTGAGGCATTGCCCCAGGAGGAAGCACGTTCTATCAACATTGTTGAATTTGTAAATTTATCAGAAATAGATCCAGTTTACTATGATAAAACTTACTATTTGACACCTCAAGAAACAGGTGAAAAACCATACCAACTATTGAAACAAGTGTTGAAAGAAAAGGGAAAAGTTGCAGTTTGTAAAGTTGTAATTAGATCCAAGTCTAATTTATCTTGTATTAGAATTTATGACGAAGTTTTGACTTTAGAAACTATGTATTTCCCTGATGAAGTCAGAAATCCTAAAGAAGAACTAGAGATTGAAGAGCAGCCAGAGGTCATGTCAAGGGAATTAGAGATGGCTGGACAATTAGTTGACAGTTTAGAAGGGGAATTTCAACCAGAGAACTATCAGGACGAATACCGTGAGCATCTCATGGATTTAATTAAGGCTAAAATTCATGATGAAGATGTAACAATTCCAGAGAGACCTAAAGACGAACGTGTTGTCAATTTGATGGAGGCATTAGAAAAAAGTGTTGACTTAGTCAAAGAAAAATCCGGATAGAGCTCAAATTATAAAACCATTTATAACAGGATGCCGTAGATTTCCTCCTGGAGTCCAATTAGTATATTTTACCTGTAGCTTTAATTGTGGAGACAAAAAAACTACAGATTCTTTAGAATCAGCTAGTTCTAAATCCACCTTAGATAGGTTGCCAAAGGGAGAGTTAGAGACTCTATTCTTAAAAGCAAAATCTTTTAACATATTTAACTCTTTTTGAGTAAGGCCAGTACTAGCCCTTCCTATATAGTTTAGTTTGTAATCAGCCAGATCACTTTTTTGTCCTAGTAATAAACTTTTTATTTGGTTTTCTTTGACTATTACGCCTCCTAAATAAGCTTGTAAATACTTGAGGTGTTTTATTTTAAACCACTCACTGTGTTTTTTTCCTGGATGATAAATTGAATTACTTTTTTTTGCCACAATACCTTCATGGTTTTGTTGGCTAGTAATATTAAAAAGACTTAATCCATCTGAATAAGAACGAATTATTTGTAAGAACTTGTTATTATTAAAATGTTTGTTGAGTAATTCTCTCCTTTTTATAAAGGGTTCATTTACTAGCCACTGATTATCAATCATTAATAGATCAAAAACTTTATACCGCACGGGGAAAGTTTTTAAAAGCTTTTGGGTTGGATTCTTGGTTCTATCTCTTTTAAGGACATGAAAAAAATTAGCTCCAACTTCCTCACAGGATTCATTGGTTGTAATAAATTTGGGGTGGTCTGATTTGTCTGTTTGATTTGCGACAATTATTTCTCCATCTAATAACCAAGTGGTATTTCCGAACTCTTTAGTTAGTTCATTTAATTCTGGGTACTCAGTTGTTCTTTTAAAGCCTTTTTTAGTTCTAAGTTTAATGGAATTTCCATCAAAAAAAGTTAAGATTCTAATTCCATCCCATTTTATTTGATAGAACCAATCATCTCCTGTAGGTACTGATTGTCTAGGTATTGGCTCCATAGCTTGGATTTGAAAAAACTCCATTGCTACCACCCCTAGTGATATAGTTTTAATATAGCTATATTAAAGTTGAATGTTGATAACTGTTAAATTTCATTTCACTAAAAAATGCTTAAGTTTGATATATCTTGGACTTGGATTCAGGTATTAATAGTAGAAATAGGTGGTGAATTTGAGATATATGGTCAATAGTCAAACCTTAGATGTCCACGGACGCGAAGTTGTGTTAACTAATTTATTAAAACCTATCTGGCCAGAAAAAGATATTACAAAATATGACTTAATCAAATACTTTCTTGATATGTCACCTTATATATTGCCCCATTTAAAAAATCGTCCTTTGGTTATAACTAGGTTCCCTGAAGGTGTGCATAAGGAAGGATTTTATCAGAAAGATATTAAGAAAGCAGGTAATTCACCTTCCTGGTTAAAAACAATTACAATTCCGACTAAAAATAAAGAAAGAGAAAGACAAGTTATAGACTATTTAGTTGTAGATCATCCAGCAACTTTGGTATGGCTGGGGAATTTAGCGGCTGTAGAACTTCATCCATGGTTATCAAGTGTAGAGTCTTTAGATTATCCGGATTTTGGTGTTTTTGACTTAGATCCCATGCCCCAAGCTGACTTTTATCAAGTTAAAACTCTAGCTTTCAGTATCAAAAAAATTTTAAATCAGCTTGAGATAACAGGTTATCCCAAGCTGACAGGCTCTAGTGGCTTACAAATATTTGTACCTTTTTATCCCAAATATACTTATCAAGAAATCCGAGAATTCATTCATAAAGTATGTTTGCAGGTTTTGGATCACCATGCTGATATTGCAACGATTGAGCGCAAAGTAAATCAGCGTCCCTCTCATAAGGTTTATCTGGATTATTTGCAAAATGCAAAAGGTAAAACAATTTCTGCTATTTATGGCCCTAGAGCCAACAAGGGCGCTCATGTGTCGGTTCCGGTTAACTGGGAGGAACTGGCGAATATTGAAACATCCCGACAGTATGATGTGCTATCTGTAGGAGCTCGGATGAAAAATACCGGCGATGTATTTAAAACCATCTTAGAGAATAAACAAAAATTAAACTTTTGCTAATATATTCTTGTGAGAAGATTATATGTTATAATCTGACATATCATCTTGAATTATCCTGGCTAATATTGCTACCCTCTTCAGGTGACCATTTATTTGACCACCAACCTTTCATAGGCAAATCAAAAGGATGGTAAGCTAATTCAATTTCATCTACTCTATCCAGAAAAAAGCTGTCAACCTCATGTTTATAAGGAGGTTTCATATTTTTGAACGGGGGGTGTTTATGCAACATATTTTTATACATATTTAATACACCTCCATATAGAGAATAAGGGGGAATTTTATGATATCACCTTTTGAAATAGTACTTCGATTAGTTTTGGGCGGAATACTGGGAGGAGTAGTTGGTTTTGAAAGGGAACAACATAACCGGCCTGCAGGATTTAGAACTCATATTTTAGTGTGTGTAGGAGCTACCTTAATTATGCTAGTTTCAATATATACTTTTACAGGTCCGGAAGGTGAAATAAGCAGAGGTGCTGATACGGCGCGTATAGCCGCCCAGGTGGTTAGTGGAGTTGGGTTTCTAGGTGCAGGTACTATTTTGCGACAAGGAAGTACCATAAGAGGTTTAACCACTGCGGCTAGTCTTTGGGTGGTCGCCGGTATTGGGTTAGCAGTTGGTGGTGGTTTTTATTTAGGAGCCTTTACTGCTACAGCTGTGGTAATGGTTAGTCTGTACATTTTAGGGAATGTGGAACGATTTTTAGCACAGAAAAGACGCTTAAAAGAACTGTGGGTCAGGGTAATCGATCGTCCAGGTCAATTAGCTAAAATCTCTAGTCTTATTGCAGAGAGAAATGTAAATATTCACAAAGTAGAAATGACAGAACCCGAATACATGGAAGGATATCAGGTAAAAGCTATTGATATCACATTATTATTAAAAGTACCTACCAGGTTGGATGACAATGAATTTTTATCTGCAATTATGGAAATGGAAGGTGTTCTTGAGCTCAGTTGGGAAGGAAAGAACGTTAATGAAGGATAAGATGGTGACCCTAGCAGGTAGTTTTACGACTACCTGCTTTTTCATTGTGCGCCATGCATGACGATTAGCTAGGTGGTGTAAGTCCACTATGGGGGTTTGTAGTTACCAACCATTAGCCAAGAGCAAGGGTGCCCATCGTGAGGTGGGATCTGAAGGAAGCTTAAGGCAAAATTCCGACCCAAGGCACACGAACATCATCAGGCATAAGGTATGGGATGAGTTTGCAATACAAAACGAAGTCCAATCAACTACACGGACATACCAGTGTAAATGATGTGGGTACATGGAATGAAAGTTAATCGTCTTACCGTGGGAGGTCTCATGGACGTGGCAAGATGAACTTCGAACCACGGTTGAAATAAGATTTGTCATGAGAAGTCAGCAGACTCCATAGTACTTGATGAGGTCGACATCATTAAGGAAGGGATGAACCTAGGAGGAGATCAGTAAATGACTGTTACCAATAAAGGAATGAAGTGCCGCCAACTTCTGACAGGCGAAAGCTGCAAAGAAGGCTCACCGCAGAAGAATAGTGCGGAACACGAAGGATATGCGGGAGTGCACAGTTCTTTAAGGATAACTGAAAACAACATCTCCAATGCAAACTTGTCGAAGGGGAATTTGCTAGAGGAAATTTTGGATAGAGACAACATGAATAAAGCATTCAAGAAAATAAAATCCAACAAAGGCTCTCACGGGATTGATGGGATGGGAGTAGATGAACTTCTACAATATCTCAAAGAAAACGGGGACCACCTCAGGCAAAGAGTCCTGGACGGTAAATACCGCCCTAATCCCGTCAGAAGGGTAGAGATACCTAAAGAAGATGGGAAGAAAAGAAAATTAGGCATACCTACAGTGGTAGACAGGGTAATCCAACAAGCAATAGCCCAAGTACTATCTCCAATATATGAGGAGCAATTCTCAGATAACAGCTATGGTTTTCGCCCTGGACGCAGTACTCATGATGCAATTAAGAAAAGTCAACAAAACATAAATGAAGGATACAAATATGTAGTAGATATGGACTTGGAGAAATACTTTGACACAGTAAACCAGAGCAAATTGATAGAAGTGCTATCTAAGACAATAAAAGACGGTCGAGTAATATCTCTTATCAACAAATATCTAAGAGCAGGAGTAATGATCAAACACACCTATAAGGATACAGAAGTTGGCGTGCCCCAGGGCGGGCCTCTTAGCCCTATCCTCAGTAACATAATGCTCCACGAATTGGATAAAGAACTTGAGAAAAGGGGGCACGAATTCGTCCGCTATGCGGACGACCTGCTAATCTTTTGTAAAAGCAGAAGAAGTGCCGGACGCACCTTGAAGAACATACTACCCTTCATCGAAAATAAACTATTTCTCAAAGTAAATAAAGATAAAACTGTAGTTGCCTATGTAGGAAAGGTAAGATTTCTTGGGTTTGGCTTTTACAGACATAAAGGAAAAGCCAGATTAAGAGTTCATCTTAAATCAGTTACAAAGATGAGAACGAGAATAAAAGAACTCACATCTAGAAGTTATGGAATAAGCAACGAAGCCAGAGCAAAGAAACTTAGCCGATACATTATGGGTTGGGTTAACTACTTTAAACCAGCTGATATGAAGAATCTGTTAATAAATACTGACAGTTGGATGAGAAGGCGTATTCGCATGATTTACTGGAAACAATGGAAGAAAGTGAGAACAAAATTTAAAATGCTCAAGTTCTTTGGAGCCAATAAATACAAAGCATGGGAATATGCAAACACAAGAAAGGGCTACTGGAGAATTTCCAATAGCCCCGTCTTATCCAAATCCCTTGGAAATGATGTAATCAAAGGATTTGGTTTCCTATTCTTTTCGGAATATTATCGACAAGTTAAAGCGTAAACTAGGAACCGCCGTGTACCGAACGGTTTGCTCGGTGGTGTGAGAGGTCGGTAGATAAAATAATTATCTACCTCCTACTCGATTGGTTCTGTTATAGTCCGTTGTTGATAGTTGTCTCTTACACAGCCTTTCACTTAGGCATTGTTATTTTTAGTTGTTGATATTGTAAAAATTTTCTTCGAATTGAAATTTTACAGTTATCAACTATGACTTTAGTGTTGAAATTTAAATTTTGATATTTAAATCTTTTCACTAATATGTGGTTAAAATAAGTGTGTAGAGCTCAATTTTTATTTAAT encodes the following:
- the trxA gene encoding thioredoxin; protein product: MSKILEVNDTNFKEQVLEADKPVLVEFWAPWCGPCKMVAPVLEELAEEMDGKIKICKVNVDENTDTASDYGVMSIPTMVLIKDGEVQEQVVGYLPREELQNKIEENI
- a CDS encoding MgtC/SapB family protein; the protein is MISPFEIVLRLVLGGILGGVVGFEREQHNRPAGFRTHILVCVGATLIMLVSIYTFTGPEGEISRGADTARIAAQVVSGVGFLGAGTILRQGSTIRGLTTAASLWVVAGIGLAVGGGFYLGAFTATAVVMVSLYILGNVERFLAQKRRLKELWVRVIDRPGQLAKISSLIAERNVNIHKVEMTEPEYMEGYQVKAIDITLLLKVPTRLDDNEFLSAIMEMEGVLELSWEGKNVNEG
- a CDS encoding flavodoxin family protein is translated as MQISIFSGSPRKTGNSSIIASKLEQEFTNLNNKVTCDIIKVSDLNIYPCTGCESCSNTSRCVIQDDMLEIYKKVQLSDVIVFVSPIYFGSITGQLKILIDRFQPFFAAKYLRKQPIIPSSNNKIASLIAVSGMDKQRFYENAQEIIKVFCINSNIKLGPGLYLGGVDYAGEINDKPLLKNKVSELAQLLID
- the ligD gene encoding non-homologous end-joining DNA ligase translates to MNLRYMVNSQTLDVHGREVVLTNLLKPIWPEKDITKYDLIKYFLDMSPYILPHLKNRPLVITRFPEGVHKEGFYQKDIKKAGNSPSWLKTITIPTKNKERERQVIDYLVVDHPATLVWLGNLAAVELHPWLSSVESLDYPDFGVFDLDPMPQADFYQVKTLAFSIKKILNQLEITGYPKLTGSSGLQIFVPFYPKYTYQEIREFIHKVCLQVLDHHADIATIERKVNQRPSHKVYLDYLQNAKGKTISAIYGPRANKGAHVSVPVNWEELANIETSRQYDVLSVGARMKNTGDVFKTILENKQKLNFC
- a CDS encoding Ku protein, which codes for MRPLWKGAISFGLVNVPVKMYAATEKKNVKFRYLHRDCNAPVEYKRVCSNCKKEVPYEEIVKGYEYEPGKFVVLEDEDFEALPQEEARSINIVEFVNLSEIDPVYYDKTYYLTPQETGEKPYQLLKQVLKEKGKVAVCKVVIRSKSNLSCIRIYDEVLTLETMYFPDEVRNPKEELEIEEQPEVMSRELEMAGQLVDSLEGEFQPENYQDEYREHLMDLIKAKIHDEDVTIPERPKDERVVNLMEALEKSVDLVKEKSG
- a CDS encoding YigZ family protein; the encoded protein is MIKLVTSYNTVKSNSEVELYIKKSRFISYVAPVDSEEKAQEFVNTIKEQHSDATHNVYAYRVGLKSDIKRQSDDGEPSGTAGKPVLDVIENQNLKNLAIVVTRYFGGIKLGAGGLVRAYSNSAKEGVEQAGIVTRSLHSELKIEVDYSQLGKIQNEIGERTNWLLRNTEFMEKVSLMVAVPENQVQEFTNFVENMTAGQGRIWETKQLYL
- the ltrA gene encoding group II intron reverse transcriptase/maturase, which produces MTVTNKGMKCRQLLTGESCKEGSPQKNSAEHEGYAGVHSSLRITENNISNANLSKGNLLEEILDRDNMNKAFKKIKSNKGSHGIDGMGVDELLQYLKENGDHLRQRVLDGKYRPNPVRRVEIPKEDGKKRKLGIPTVVDRVIQQAIAQVLSPIYEEQFSDNSYGFRPGRSTHDAIKKSQQNINEGYKYVVDMDLEKYFDTVNQSKLIEVLSKTIKDGRVISLINKYLRAGVMIKHTYKDTEVGVPQGGPLSPILSNIMLHELDKELEKRGHEFVRYADDLLIFCKSRRSAGRTLKNILPFIENKLFLKVNKDKTVVAYVGKVRFLGFGFYRHKGKARLRVHLKSVTKMRTRIKELTSRSYGISNEARAKKLSRYIMGWVNYFKPADMKNLLINTDSWMRRRIRMIYWKQWKKVRTKFKMLKFFGANKYKAWEYANTRKGYWRISNSPVLSKSLGNDVIKGFGFLFFSEYYRQVKA
- the trxB gene encoding thioredoxin-disulfide reductase, producing the protein MTDQFDRENIYDVAIIGSGPGGLTAAIYATRAGLKVLMIERMAPGGQLLNTEEVDNFPGFPDGTTGVELAQKLEKQARRFGTELKMGEVIETNLSGSEKMIKTRDEVYKAKSVIIATGESPTELSAPGEQNLKGRGVSYCAICDGAFFKNKNVAVVGGGDSAVESALYLSRLASQVTLIHRRDQLRAVEYLKKRAIDCENLEIKYNTVVKEIQGEQKVESLLVEDVNTQARETLNCQGIFVYVGAHPNTDFLSNQLDLEDGYLVTSETMETNLKGVFAVGDVRKKELRQIVTAVSDGAIAAFHAEKLLS
- a CDS encoding ATP-dependent DNA ligase, with translation MEFFQIQAMEPIPRQSVPTGDDWFYQIKWDGIRILTFFDGNSIKLRTKKGFKRTTEYPELNELTKEFGNTTWLLDGEIIVANQTDKSDHPKFITTNESCEEVGANFFHVLKRDRTKNPTQKLLKTFPVRYKVFDLLMIDNQWLVNEPFIKRRELLNKHFNNNKFLQIIRSYSDGLSLFNITSQQNHEGIVAKKSNSIYHPGKKHSEWFKIKHLKYLQAYLGGVIVKENQIKSLLLGQKSDLADYKLNYIGRASTGLTQKELNMLKDFAFKNRVSNSPFGNLSKVDLELADSKESVVFLSPQLKLQVKYTNWTPGGNLRHPVINGFII